The following are encoded in a window of Etheostoma cragini isolate CJK2018 chromosome 7, CSU_Ecrag_1.0, whole genome shotgun sequence genomic DNA:
- the ube4b gene encoding ubiquitin conjugation factor E4 B isoform X3, translated as MEELSADEIRRRRLARLAGGQTSQPSTPLSTPLTSPQRETPPGPLPGPSGVVPQPLPPAASQSLGLNVHSGTPATSPMGTSGVAYGSQSSEGVSSLSSSPSNSLETQSQSLSRSQSMDIDTAPCEKSMSQVDVDSGIENMEVEDSDRREKRNLTEKETSANSDVSEEQALQLICKILRVSWKEQDRDVIFLPSLAAEFHQNPKDVYSDFKDLIGQILMEVLMMSTQSRVHNPFASLTATSQPIAAKSPDHRLTLVQPSSQAGSPMGPSAGSFGASSLSSLSACGVGMSCESASDRFTIEACKETEMLNYLIERFDSVGMEERKAPKMCSQPNVSQLLSNIRSQCISHVALVLQGALTQPRGPLHQSLLVPYLLCRNLPYGFIQELVRITHQEEEVFSQIFIPILHGLALAVKECSFDSDNFKFPLMALAELCEIKFGKTHPVCNLATSLPLWCPKPLSPGCGREIQRLSYMGAFFSLSVFAEDDPKVGDKYFSGPAITIENTRVVSQSLQHYLESARGDLFKVLHNILLNGETREWALNYMASLVNYNVKKAQMQTDDKLVSTDGFMLNFLWVLQQLSMKIKLETVDPYYIFHPRCRLVVSLEETRVKATMEELKSWLAELHEDPTKFSEPKFPTECFFLTLHTHHLSILPGCRRYIRRLRAIRELNRTVEELKNSESQWKDSPLASRHREMLKRCKTQLKKLVRAKACADVGLLDENLLRRCLQFYSTVIQLILRMVDPAYPNINLPLHPEIPKSFAALPEFYIEDVAEFLLFVVQYSPQVLYEPCVQDIVTFLVVFICSQNYIRNPYLIAKLVEVLFVTNPAVQPRTQRFSEMMENHPLSVKQLVPALMKFYTDVEHTGATSEFYDKFTIRYHISTIFKSLWQNLAHHGTFMEEFNSGKQFVRYINMLINDTTFLLDESLESLKRIHEVQEEMKNKEQWEQLPREQQQSRQSQLTQDERVSRSYLALATETVEMFHILTKQVQKPFLRPELGPRLAAMLNFNLQQLCGPKCRDLKVENPEKYGFEPKKLLDQLTDIYLQLDCARFAKAIADDQRSYSRELFEEVISKMRKAGIKSSIAIEKFKLLSEKVEEIVAKNSQSEMDYSDAPDEFKDPLMDTLMTDPVILPSGNIMDRSIILRHLLNSPTDPFNRQPLTESMLESVPELKERIHTWMREKQGGRPV; from the exons ATGGAGGAGTTAAGCGCAGATGAG ATCCGCAGAAGGCGACTGGCACGACTGGCAGGTGGACAGACATCACAACCCAGCACCCCTCTCAGCACACCCCTGACATCCCCACAGAGAGAGACTCCCCCAGGACCCCTCCCTGGACCCTCAGGTGTTGTACCCCAGCCCCTGCCACCAGCTGCCTCTCAATCATTGGGGCTCAATGTCCACAGTGGTACCCCGGCCACATCTCCTATGGGCACCTCGG GTGTGGCATATGGTAGTCAGAGCAGCGAGGGTGTGAGCTCCCTCTCCAGCTCCCCCTCCAACAGCCTTGAGACTCAGTCCCAGAGTCTGTCTCGATCGCAGAGCATGGACATTGACACTGCCCCCTGTGAAAAGAG CATGTCCCAGGTGGATGTGGACTCAGGGATAGAGAACATGGAGGTGGAGGACAGTGATCGCAGGGAGAAGAGGAACTTGACTGAAAAG GAAACCTCTGCAAATTCAGATGTCTCAGAAGAACAAGCGCTGCAGCTCATTTGTAAAATCCTTCGCGTATCGTGGAAGGAGCAGGATCGAGATGTCATCTTCCTCCCTTCACTAGCTGCAGAGTTCCACCAGAACCCTAAAGATG TATACTCTGACTTCAAAGACCTGATTGGCCAGATCCTGATGGAAGTCTTAATGATGTCCACCCAGTCACGTGTCCACAACCCCTTCGCCAGCTTGACCGCCACCTCTCAGCCAATTGCAGCCAAATCCCCCGACCACCGTCTTACACTGGTGCAGCCCTCCAGCCAAGCTGGAAGCCCCATGGGCCCCAGTGCAGGGTCCTTTGGAGCCAGCTCTCTGTCCAG TCTTAGTGCATGCGGAGTGGGGATGTCCTGCGAATCAGCCAGCGACCGCTTCACCATTGAAGCAtgtaaagagacagagatgctGAACTACCTCATTGAGCGTTTTGACAGTGTTGGCATGGAGGAGAGGAAAGCTCCTAAG atGTGTAGCCAACCAAATGTCAGCCAGCTTCTCAGCAACATTCGCTCTCAGTGTATTTCCCATGTTGCTCTGGTCCTGCAAGGCGCCTTGACCCAGCCGCG GGGCCCTCTCCATCAGTCTTTGCTGGTACCTTATCTGCTGTGTCGGAACCTTCCTTATGGCTTTATTCAGGAACTGGTGCGCATAACCCACCAGGAGGAAGAGGTTTTCAGTCAG atCTTTATTCCCATCCTCCATGGGCTGGCTCTTGCGGTGAAAGAATGTTCATTTGACAGTGACAACTTTAAATTCCCCCTTATG gcaTTAGCTGAGCTTTGTGAAATCAAGTTTGGAAAGACACACCCAGTATGCAATTTG GCAACTTCACTGCCACTGTGGTGTCCCAAACCTCTGAGCCCTGGTTGTGGCAGAGAGATCCAGAGACTGTCCTACATGGGAGCTTTCTTCAGCCTCTCTGTGTTTGCAGAGGATGAT CCAAAAGTAGGAGACAAGTATTTCTCTGGCCCAGCCATCACTATAGAGAACACGCGAGTCGTCAGCCAATCATTGCAGCACTACCTGGAGTCAGCAAGG GGTGACCTGTTCAAAGTTCTCCACAACATCCTACTAAATGGAGAAACGCGTGAATGGGCTCTTAATTACATGGCCTCTCTGGTCAACTACAATGTAAAGAAAGCTCAGATGCAG ACTGATGACAAGCTGGTGTCAACAGATGGCTTCATGCTCAACTTCTTATGGGTGCTGCAACAGCTGAGCATGAAGATCAAGCTGGAGACAGTGGACCCTTACTACATTTTCCACCCACGGTGTCGCCTTGTTGTCAGCCTAGAGGAGACGCGTGTGAAAGCCACCATGGAGGAGCTAAAGAGCTGGCTGGCCGAGCTGC ATGAAGACCCCACAAAATTCTCAGAACCCAAGTTCCCTACCGAGTGTTTCTTCTTGACACTGCACACCCACCATTTGTCAATTCTGCCTGGCTGCAGACGTTACATCCGCAGGTTGCGAGCAATCCGTGAACTGAACAG GACTGTAGAGGAGCTGAAGAACAGTGAAAGCCAATGGAAAGATTCTCCCCTGGCTAGTAGACACAGAGAAATGCTCAAGCGATGCAAAACCCAGCTCAAG AAACTGGTGCGAGCCAAAGCTTGTGCTGACGTGGGCCTTCTGGATGAGAACCTACTCCGCAGATGTCTGCAGTTCTACAGCACAGTCATCCAGCTCATTCTTCGCATGGTGGACCCTGCCTACCCTAA CATTAACCTGCCGCTGCACCCTGAGATTCCCAAAAGCTTTGCTGCTCTACCTGAGTTCTACATTGAAGATGTGGCTGAGTTTCTGCTTTTTGTTGTGCA GTATTCTCCCCAGGTTTTATATGAGCCGTGCGTCCAGGACATTGTCACCTTCTTGGTGGTGTTCATCTGCAGCCAGAACTACATCAGGAACCCCTATCTTATCGCCAAGTTGGTGGAGGTGTTGTTTGTCACCAACCCTGCTGTACAGCCTCGTACTCAGCGATTCTCTGAAATGATGGAGAACCACCCGTTGTCGGTCAAACAGCTGGTACCCGCCCTCATGAAGTTCTACACTG ATGTTGAGCACACCGGCGCCACCAGTGAGTTCTATGATAAGTTCACTATACGGTACCATATCAGCACAATCTTCAAGAGCCTCTGGCAGAACCTTGCCCACCATGGCACCTTCATGGAGGAGTTCAA CTCTGGCAAGCAGTTTGTGCGCTACATCAACATGCTGATTAATGACACCACCTTCTTGTTAGACGAGAGCCTTGAGTCCCTGAAACGAATCCACGAAGTTCAAGAAGAGATGAAGAATAAGGAGCAGTGGGAACAACTGCCTAGG gagcagcagcagagccgCCAATCCCAGTTGACTCAGGATGAGCGAGTGTCTCGCTCCTATCTGGCCCTGGCCACGGAGACGGTTGAAATGTTCCACATCCTCACCAAGCAGGTCCAGAAGCCTTTCCTTAGGCCT GAACTGGGGCCTCGTCTAGCTGCCATGCTAAACTTTAACCTCCAGCAGCTCTGTGGTCCTAAGTGTCGGGACCTGAAGGTGGAGAACCCCGAGAAGTATGGCTTTGAGCCCAAGAAGCTCTTAGACCAGCTGACTGACATCTACCTGCAGCTGGACTGTGCCCGCTTTGCTAAAGCGATTGCAGATGACCAG CGGTCGTACAGCCGCGAGCTCTTTGAAGAGGTGATCTCAAAGATGAGGAAGGCTGGTATTAAGTCTTCTATTGCCATTGAAAAATTCAAGCTGCTATCAGAGAAGGTGGAGGAAATAGTCGCCAAGAACTCTCAATCTGAAATGGACTACAGTGACGCACCTGACGAattcaaag ACCCTCTGATGGACACACTGATGACTGACCCAGTGATCCTGCCTTCGGGGAATATCATGGACCGATCAATCATCTTGCGCCACCTGCTTAACTCCCCCACTGATCCCTTCAATAGGCAGCCACTAACAGAGAGCATGCTGGAGTCAG TCCCTGAGCTGAAGGAGAGGATCCATACTtggatgagagagaaacagggtGGACGGCCTGTCTGA